The segment GAGGAGTCATATGTCCACTCTGCGTTTTTCGTTAGCTAAATGGCATTTAAACGAGTGCTGCATAGTTTGACAAAGGACAGTTCATACACCTGTTATTGTTGAAGAGATCGTTCAAATAGTTTGTTTCTAAGATACAGTTGAGATGTATGTTAATTAGAACAATTGTTACACATTCTAGGCTGTTTAGTGAACTCCcaactttttttaaaatctgATTACTGATTAAAAATGGGCAGAATCCGTTAAAAAGACATTATTCTtaattgttttgtcttttttgacaaCTGATTGTCTTCCTTCTGCATTTTGAATGTACGCATGTTGTATTTATTGCTAATGCATTCTATGCTGTTATTTATTGTTGTAAACTGTCTTATTTGTACAGTATATTGTGGCTATCATCAAGATTTGTTGTAGTAATAACATATATTCGCATGGAATGACATTTTGTACTTGTAGTGGTAGTTGTTTTAATTAATAAAGCAAGATAATTTTCAGTTCTTTATATGTACTGATCTAGATTTTCAGTAATATATAATTGTTTTGGTgctgttgattgtgtgtgtgtgtgtgtgtgtgtgtgtgtgtgtgtgtgtgtgtgtgtgtgtgtgtgtgtgtgtgtgtttgttttagtttgttttttttgggaggggggggggggacatatACTATTAATAGTCTGGCTGCTACCATTATAATTACAGATTCTCTTTTTTGTGCAAAACCGTTTtactattgttttttttaacattgcCATTTCACACTTGATTTAACTGAACACTGTTATGTCAGAACCTAATGTTGGTAATTGAGTTAAATGTTAGGGTTGGATAAAGTGGTAAGACACAGATAAAGTTCATtccatctctatctctcttttgcCTTTATAATTCTTGTGTGTATTTTTATCAGGCAACTTCCATTTGTCAAAGTTTCTTTTTCTTATTAAGAAAAGGATTTAACGTTAGTAAACAACTTGCACTTCTTATGCCAATCAATTATTTGGATTATACGGATTGGGATACAACAAAATATTACGTTTTGGGACATACTGGCCTGACTTACAACACAGAATGTTCATACTTCCATATTACACTATTGTTCTTGATAAGATATTGCCTTGTGATAATTATATTTAACTTCGCGAAAGGTCAAAGATAACAAAgattgtgtatacatgtgtacaCGTCCTTCGCTTAATAGAAAAGATTAAACCAGTTCAGGGTAAGTTATTGTAATGTTTTGCTTTGTTACTGTGCGATAATGTCTGTATTGTGAATGGTCTATCTGTcttcctttctgtctgtgtatgtgcgtatatgTGGATaggagagagcgacagagagagagagaaagagagagagagagagagagagagagagcgacagagagagagagagagagggagagagagcgacagagagaaagagagagaaagagagagagggagagagagagagagagagggagagagagcgacagagagagatggagagagagcgacagagagagagggagagagagagggggagagagagccacagagagggagacagagagagggagagagagcaacagagagagggagagagagagaagacagagagagagagagcccgcacttatgtgtgcgtgtgtgtgtgtgtgtgtttgtgtgtgtgtgtgtgattcgttCAAATATCGCTTTCAAGTCAAAGACGAATCCTGCAGGAAAAGTTGTTTGTGACTTTTTTTTCCTGCCAATTAGTTCAGAGACTATAACAGCGTCATGAGCCACCCAAATCACAAGTAACACATTCGCACCAAACCAAAAccatcaaaacaaaataataagtAAACAACGATATCGACAACTAAAAAAATAGTAACACCACAACAAATCGAGGCATTCAAACTAGGCTTATTTGGGAAGAGTATTAGTCAGAACATCCACTATGACTATCCGCATAATGCCTGGGTCTAATATTGATGGGAAAAAACGCACTAGATAACAATATGCTGTTAAATTGTACGCAAGAGCACGTTCAATGTTAAAGGTACCTAGCATGCAGGATAAGGTCAACACATGTTTTCCTAGAATTACAGATCACGATTcgtgacaaaacaaacaaccacacagtaCTGTTGTTGCTATTTTTAAACAGACCATAAAggcttgcgtgtgtgttttcctTACGTGGAACATGCCTGTGAGTTGAGTATTGAATTTCTCTATAGAAAGCTTCTGATGTTACGTCAGTTGAACGTCAATAAGGCTGCTTCAACACTGCAAACTTCTGCACAAAGTAACGACACTATACTACATTACAGCCAGTGATGAAttccattttgtttgttttagtcaTCTTATTATTTGTGTTACCTACGTTTCTGTCACGTACTaatgatgcgtgtgtgtgtgtgtgtgtgtgtgtgtttgtttgtttgtgtgcgtgtgtgtgtgtgtgtgtgtgtgtgtttgtttgtttgtgtgcgtgtgtgtctgtgtgtgtgtgtgtgtggaatatTTTTTGTCGATATGCTTTTGCTTCTGTCACGTAAAACAAAATAGATGCACAAGGTGGTGGAATTTGCCCGCAGTTCTACTTCCGAAGCCAGCAGAAATGATTTGGCTTCTTCaaacttttacaattttcttGGGTCATTATGTGAATAAGACCTGTACCAAAAATAGTGCCGTTGAGGCCCCGGTCCCTGTACTCGATGCTGGTGGGTCCTGTACCCTCGGCGTGTTTTAACAGCCTCTCAGATACCCATCTTCCGTCAGCGTCAGTTTTCTTCTGACGAGCACGTGCCCTGAAAGGGTACCCTGCTggaggaaaaacaagtcgcgtaaggcgaaaatacaatatttagtcaagtagctgtcgaactcacagaatgaaactgaacgcaatgcaacgcagcaagaccgtatactcgtagcatcgtcagtccaccgcgcacggcaaaggcagtgaaattgacaagaagagcggggtagtacttgcgctgagaatgatagcacgcttttctgtacctctcttcgttttaactttctgagcgtgtttttaatccaaacatatcatatctatatgtttttggaatcaggaaccgacaaggaataagatgaaggtgtttttaaattgatttggacaatttaattttgataataatttttatatatttaattttcagagcttgtttttaatccaaatataacatatttatatgtttttggaatcagaaaatgatggaaaataagatgaacgtaaatttggatcgttttataaatttttatttttttttttacaattttccgatttttaatgaccaaagtcattaattaatttttaagccaccaagctgaaatgcaataccgaagtccgggcttcgtcgaagattacttgaccaaaatttcaaccaatttggttgaaaaatgagggcgtgacagtgccgcctcaactttcacgaaaagccggatatgacgtcatcaaagacatttatcaaaaaaatgaaaaaaacgttcggggatttcatacccaggaactctcatgtcaaatttcataaagatcggtccagtagtttagtctgaatcgctctacacacacacacacacacacacacacagacagacacacacacgcacgcacatacaccacgaccctcgtttcgattccccctcgatgttaaaatatttagtcaaaacttgactaaatataaaaagcaagtCAGGCACACGCAACAAACGCTGTTTCCGATAGCATGGCCTAAAAAATACCTGAGGTAGCTAGGtcggttacttttttttttttggggggggggggggggggggtgttgaaaGTTGTTCTTCATATACACAGGCGTATGTGGCGTTTTATTGGCCGGAAATCACGCGAACTATGTCCCCGGGATGTCAAAGAAGAGTCACGTTTCTTCCAAAGTCTTCAAAATCGAATTTTGTCCTTTTTaattaaacaatgttttttaaaggcatatgtactcgatgactatacacgctaattgctttaccaacagctggagacatgctaaattaagttccctgcaaaagattgtggtctaggaccacttcaatgttgagatatgttaattttcattttgatctggatcgtcctatttatagatttggcaacacatgtaacgttgatgcaagggagctaacaccgcggctttgttgacatcctcactttttcagaggctagaacaagctgtaatgcatgtattatggtccgcgcatggtgacatatcgtcattatatggtcttatggtgcgtttgacatcgattatgggcaaactacactttgtaaacacgggagcgcgtacatatgcctttaaggatCTCAACAAAAATCGGTATTaaagaacttctttttttccaaaattttaatcaatcaataaacacgtgataacaaacatggtaactgtgtgttttctgtttgtacacataaTTTCGCATTTACATGCTTTACCTTAAATCagagacaataaacaatttGGTATTAAAGAACTTGTTTTGGGGGTCTTATCGATCTTGTCCGTGGAAATAGAAGGGTCATTGACAGATGgattattctccagagctgtgtatcATTTTGTGAAATGAATTTTCAGCCCTTTagatgataataatgtttatggCAACTAGAATGTATTATCTTTTCTCTTTCAGAAATACTCcagttagataatgatacaaacatgcaacaagaaaacaaatccatgtcacaacctCTGGTTCCCATGTATTTTGAAATCCTTGTAATTTACTGAACGTAGActaacaaaatgtgcaagtatttcttATTCTTTCTCTGCAAGACAAgaataaatgtgaccctccaccacgaaatgagtcgcatgtcacctctcgcggttctgcgctaggcttaatataagtcccgggagtgtctggtaacagtgtgagggtcaccttagtcacaggcttataactcaaacagttttcgctcttttctaaaacggttttcaccactggatagagcataaaaaacgctttaggaaaatgtaaaaatatgaaaatcatgcaaaggtgacatgtgactcattccgtggtggagggtcacaaaaaTGGAACCTGTATTTGGTAATGAAATGAATTTGTATAGTTAAAATGTCTCAGTCTAGTAAAGAAATATTACATTCGTTtccactggtacacagctctggagaataacccagaTCTACTGTGTTTgcaggtgtgtgttttttttttaacagcttGCCAAGTTACTCTTTgtggggaaggaggggggggggtaatttatCAGAAAAAAATGTGTATTCATCCGCTCACCTCACGCTTACTTTCCACATGATTCCATTTATTTCACTtgatttattttgtgtttacaTTACCTAGTGAAAAATTGTTGGACAAAACGGCATGTTAGCAAAGATTTAGCCACAAACACACGTTTATTAACAAGAAGTGCATTTCGATTTAAACACGTGTACCTTAAGACTCGGACCATACTTTGAACCTAAGAAATAACCGTCCAAAACATGCCACTTTGCGGATAAAAaaactttctctttttttaGCCAATTTGTgaagaagaattttttttatttcaaacatcacacacacacacacacacacacacacacacacacacacacacacacacacacacacacacacacacacacacacacacacacacacacacacacacacacacacatatatatacacacacacgtgtgcgcACGCGCACGGACCACACATACATAAAAGCACACGGTGCAAATTGTTGTAGCACAATGTGTGTTAATTTGTGTAGTACCTATTCCTCCCTTGGATTGTATGCAGGCGGCAATGAAGCCGCGATGACACAGACCATGAGGAGAACCAGTGGACAGGTTGTCATTGTCACGAAATTGactgaaaaagaacaagaaaagaacAGTCAAAAATAAACTTACACCCCCTTCGCAAACAAAACTGGATGACTTTACCTCGGGAACAATGATTTGactctatacacacacaaaagttggTGTAAACAAACTGCATTATATGCACGAAGTTCATAGGAAGGCTGGCTCCCTCTGTATTTATTTACCTTGGAATCTGATGTCTCTCCTTCTGTGTCAAAATtattattctttttcttctacgtattctttttcttattattatttttccttttcttcttcttctcctcctcttctcccTGGcacctgtcttcttcttcttcttcttcttcttcttcttcttcttcttcttcttcttcttcttcttcttcttcttcttcttcttcttcttcttcttcttcttcttcttcttcttcttcttcttcttctacttatGTTTTGCTCATGTCATTATACAAATACACTAAGCCCACTAAAAAGAAAAGTACATGACTGTTTAAACTAGCACAAAGTACACACAACTTACCCGTGCAGGAGTTGTCAAACGGACTGAACAATGGTTGGAACCTGTTAATTATGTCAAGCAGAAAATAATCCTTATTTCAGCACGCTGCAACATCTGAACATGTTGGCATCCTGGGACAGTGTTTATTTATTCCTGGCGGATAGAGGAAAATATCACTTTCCTTATGCGTTAGCTAAGACAGAACAGGAAATCtatatctttaaaaaaaaaattataaaaaataaaaaataaaatgttaaaaagTCACCAAACCGgtttcctgggttcacctgtacccagagacacactaaaatcattgtaactctggaaccattaaaggtatcgttttgaaattttaagtatctctcacacacctaatttgctctctgtctgcaaatttttagtgtgtacatgacaaaacattaaaattaattgattatgttaattaacataaacactaccgattgcGCGGGTTCACGCAAACCCATactttaaagagtagtagtgattgtaactatccctctgccgacggcgcgggttctgctacacccataattaccaaagcggcggaacagtgtctgtctgcctgtttgtctccaagagactctctgtctgtccgtatctctctgtctgtatgtctgttgtcagttgctctgtctgtctgtctgtctgtctgtctgtctgtctatctgtctatccgtctatccgtctatctgtctatccgtctatctgactgtctgtctatctgattgtctgtctctctctgtctctctctctctctgactgtctgtctctgtctctctctctctgtctctcgctctctctgtctctctctctctgtctctctctcttagtctctgtctctctctcttagtctctctctctgtctctctttcttagtgtctctctctctctttcttagtttctctctctctttcttagtctctctctctctttcttagtctctctctctttcttagtctctctctctttcttagtctctctctctctctttcttagtctctctctctctctttcttagtctctctctctctttcttagtctttctctctctctctctttcttagtctctctctctttcttagtctctctctctctttcttagtctctctctctcgttcttagtctctctctctctctttcttagtctctctctctctttcttagtctctctctctctctctttcttagtctctctctctctctttcttagtctctctctctttcttagtctctctctctctctctttcttagtctctctctctccttcttagtctctctctctctttcttagtctctctctatctctttcttagtctctctctctctttcttagtctccctctctctctttcttagtctctctcctctctctctttcttagtctttctctctctctctttgtctctctctctctctttcttagtctctctctctctttcttagtctctctctctctttcttagtctctctctctctctctttcttagtctctctctctctctttcttagtctctctctctctctttcttagtctctctctctctttcttagtctctctctctctttcttagtctctctctctctctttcttagtctctctctctctctctttcttagtctctctctctttcttagtctctctctctttcttagcctctctctctctctttcttagtctctctctctctctttcttagtccctctctctctctctctctttgtctctctctctctctctctctctttcttagtctctctctctctttctttgtctctctctctctctttcttagtatctctctctctctctttcttagtctctttctctctctctttcttagtctctctctctctctttcttagtctctctccctctctctttcttagtctctctctctctttcttagtctctcagtctctctcagtctctctcagtctctctcagtctctccctccccctctccctccccttctccctcccctgcaagaagtcggtgaagggagaaactcgatgcacccactgaagtagcgctgtgggtttccctgaacccaccccgtcgttagagaaataaacggtaaaaaccctctttcaaatgtatgggttcagacaaacccgcatcgtcgggcgtgtgtagtcaaaagcggcatccggcaaaggttaaggaAACTTTGCAGCGTGTAGAGATCCGCATATTGCATTTGATTTCCCCGTCGAAAATAGCCCTTGTTTGGTCTCTATTAATTTTGTCTGAGTAAGAGCATAGGTGCAGTTTAAAAATACGAAACGATGAGTTACAAGGAAATAAATTGTAGCCATgtgtaaaacaacaacaaaacagtgcTGTTGTTAAatgtgttttgttatttttctgaaaCATAAATCAAAACTGACTGCAGACACTTTCAACTGCTTTTACGTCGTAACATTTATATTCGACTAGTATAGACTTACTTGCATTTGCTCATCTGATACGCAACATGGAGTGCCATACATTATTTTTGGCCGTGTGCTTTGTGCGCGTCCACTTAGTTGAATTATCAACAGTGTCGATGTTTTCATCCTTGCAATTTTCGACATCGTCTTTTTGGCATCAAAGTACGTCATCGTCACAGGGCTTCAATCTCTCAGTCTAGCTACCTCCTGACTGGAGCAGCTTCTGTGACGTAGGCTATGACGGAGATGATGATGTCAATGCAACCATTACTTGCCGCGTGACACCAGGCCAAGGTGTAAAATGGCGCCTGGTGGGTTTGAGAAAATATCTTGGTCCGTTGGTAGAATCAAAAGGAATTGAGGTAAGAACTGCGCAGTAACAATCAATGTTCTGCTCTAATCCTGTTTTTTGTAAACGTCACAGTTTtgtaaaatgtacaatttacatCTTTATGTAAGATAAACCCCCAGTGTgactcaaatggtttacagaacgttttaaatcttctcatgaaaaaagcagttctaaccttatggaacagacgtacaatagcatttaatagcattgaATGACAAGTTCGTTTGAATTGATATTTAGAACAAGAAgattgacacaacaaaataaTATACTTTATGTCTACATGTTTTAACTTgtgtaatattgaatttgtatgtttatgtgcaGCCATAAAcgtgttatttttttatattttaagtTTATTTCTGTGATTTATGTCAATACTTTATAAAAAGAATGGATAATTGACCAAACACATTTTCATTGCAAATCCCACTGACTGTGCCATTGTATCGACTTATCAGGTTGCTGTGATCGTGAATTGTGAAAATGGAGCAATCATAAGTCTACCCTGGCCAATGCGAGCCCCAGGGTTGGCCAAGCTGACCGTTCACAGCTGCAAGCTAGTGGACAAGTACGCAGACTTCAACACCTCAGCAGAACACATCCGGGACTGCCTACGGGAGCTGGACATGCATGACTGCATCTGGCTGGACAACCCAGAAGATCTTGACCGAGTGTTGAGCCACACGGACCGTGTCAGTCGTGGCTTTCAGTGCGGCCAGGAGAGCAGTCTGAGGTCTTTCGTCTATCGAAACATCACGGACACGGACGAATGCTCCGCTGTATTGGCCACCGCACTTGAGAGTCTAAACCTCACCTGGGAACAGGTGCAGAGCAATGCTGCAATGTTTGACAATGTTGTGAACCAAACTAAGGCTATGGGTGGTCGGTTCCAACACTGCGCAGATCGACTCGCTGCAAGTTCAGGTCCTGGGGAGTCTGTTGAAAGCACTGGCACAGGCAGAGACGCGTTGAAGAGTCGTATTCTGCTGGCTAAGTTTCAGAACAGCTGTGTGTTTCATCATTTAGAGGTAACTGGATTTGCTTTGTTCGGGTTGCTGTTGGGTTGGGTTTTGGTTTTCGCGCTTTGCCATGATGCGATTTCGTTTaggattttggttgttgttactgtttctttgtttcatgctgTAGATGAAAGCTACAATGAGCCCATGGACAAACAGTACTTTGAAGACTTGGTTCGCAACTCAGAGTATCCACAGCTGAGAAGTCTCAACTACAGCTTCACAAAGCTTGGAGAAGTCCCCAATAAAATCCGGCAATGGAGAGTCAGTTTCAAAAATTCCAAAATGCAGATAATGAATCTATCGCACAACAGGATAACAGAAGTTGGGCGCATAGAACCGTATCCCAATACTGACGGCAAACCATCCACAACGTTGGACTTGCAGTACAATGACATCACACAGCTGTCGTTCCAGATGTTCGAAGAATGGGCACAGGTGCCGGATTTTTTCGTTGACATTCGAAATAACCCTGTCGACTGCAACTGCAATATTAAGGATCTGTTGACTGAACTGCAAGATGGATCAAAGTGGGTGGAGCCTCCTATGATAATCTACAGAAGTCACCTGTCTGTCATGGAATGCGCAACACCCCCTGAACTTTCTGGAAGTACGATTGGCTCCTTGACAGAGGGTGATCTGGAGTGCCCTGTGGTGATCCGTGATAGTGAGAAAAGACTGCGCGTTGTGATTGCAACAATGGCTGTTGTGTGTCTGCTTGTGTTGGGTTTGTTGATGCTGGCTGTGAAATACAGACAAGAGGTGGGTACACAGACTTAATTGATAAAATTGCGCGGAAAGTTGGCAGATAGGGGGACTCGATAATGAGAAATTTCATATTTGATGAACGTTTTGGTTCTGACTCAAAGCAAGTGTCGAGAGAAAGAATACAAAATGTCActtagaaagaaagaagaaagaattagaaaaaaaacaagaatgacaGAGACAGTCAGAAAGGAAGGAGATGGGggatgggagggagggggaaaaaAGGCTTGAAACAagctaacacacaaacaaacaaacaaaaagcatagAGACCAAACACCAccattatgtatgtatgtatggggcgatttatatagcgcttgacgttctctaagcgctttacatattcatttctgccgtgtgagatggaattttttactcaatatatcacgcattcacatcggccagtaaatctcaagccaattaaggcgaatatttacttttcacggcctattattccaagtcacacgggtatttggtggacatttgtatctatgcctatacaattttgccaggaaagacccttttgtcaatcgtgggatctttaacgtgcacaccccaatgtagtgtacacgaagggacctcggattttcgtctcatccgaaagactagcacttgaacccaccacctaggttaggaaaggggggagaaaattgcttacgccctgacccagggtcgaactcgcaacctctcgcttccgaggcaagtgcgttaccactcggccacccagtccttataaCTCATATCAGTTAGTCAAATAGACGATTTTATGAAATAACCTTGTCGGGTTTGAATgggttgtgaaaaagtgaatacccttgtttttcctctgacaaataaactcacacgtgctcctgtccacgtgtttccgacacacccctcgccagtgattggccaagtaaaagcaagggtattcactctttcacaacacatgCAAACCCGACCAGGTTATGTCCTAAAATCGTCTATTCGGCTTACTGATATGAGTTATAACGGTGGTGGCTTGTTTAGTCTatatgctttttgtttgtttgttaacagAGTTATATTGGAATTCATCTATTCCCATTACTCCCCAGGTCAAAATTCTCGTGTTCACACGAATGCACATCCTTCTTCGCTGCACGTGCCTGTTAACAGAGTTATATTGGAATTCATCTATTCCCATTACTCCCCAGGTCAAAATTCTCGTGTTCACACGAATGCACATCCTTCTTCGCTGCACGTGCCAACGCCAGGATCCGTCAGACAGCCCGGACAAGGTGTACGATGCCTTCGTGGCCTACGCTCATCAGGACAGCGACTGGGTGGTGGGAACCCTGGTCAAGAGGTTGGAGGAACCCTGCGAGAACCCATTGGGTGGTTCTGGACCTGTCAGACTGTGCATCCACCAGAGAGACTTCATCGTGGGCAAACCCATCATAGACAACATCGTTGACTGCATCGCGGCTAGCAAGCACACCCTCGTGATTTTGTCGACAAGTTTTGTGAAGTAAGTTGATGAATTTTGGTTTCTAGTTTTCATGACTtgggttttcttttttctttttttgcgcgagtttcatcgacgattttAAGTTCCAAGTTCCAGGTTTATTTCATGtatttgtatcataagtgtttgtctgacTTTGTAAACGACCACTGGGTgaacgtactgtaaatgtaacgttttcttttgtcaataatgaaacgttccaataacatacaactctggtggggtttttttttgcttcTAAAATATCCATCGGAAGAAAACTACAGTCTGAATTTCGGAACGTCTATCTAATTTTGGATTTAAATGTTTAGAAGCTGCTGGGCAATGGAGGAACTGCACCAGGCGTACTGTCAGTCGCTGGAAGAGCGGAGGTGTCACCTGGTGATCGTGGTGCTGGAG is part of the Littorina saxatilis isolate snail1 linkage group LG15, US_GU_Lsax_2.0, whole genome shotgun sequence genome and harbors:
- the LOC138949287 gene encoding toll-like receptor 2 type-2 — its product is MRAPGLAKLTVHSCKLVDKYADFNTSAEHIRDCLRELDMHDCIWLDNPEDLDRVLSHTDRVSRGFQCGQESSLRSFVYRNITDTDECSAVLATALESLNLTWEQVQSNAAMFDNVVNQTKAMGGRFQHCADRLAASSGPGESVESTGTGRDALKSRILLAKFQNSCVFHHLEVTGFALFGLLLGWVLVFALCHDAISFRILVVVTVSLFHAVDESYNEPMDKQYFEDLVRNSEYPQLRSLNYSFTKLGEVPNKIRQWRVSFKNSKMQIMNLSHNRITEVGRIEPYPNTDGKPSTTLDLQYNDITQLSFQMFEEWAQVPDFFVDIRNNPVDCNCNIKDLLTELQDGSKWVEPPMIIYRSHLSVMECATPPELSGSTIGSLTEGDLECPVVIRDSEKRLRVVIATMAVVCLLVLGLLMLAVKYRQEVKILVFTRMHILLRCTCQRQDPSDSPDKVYDAFVAYAHQDSDWVVGTLVKRLEEPCENPLGGSGPVRLCIHQRDFIVGKPIIDNIVDCIAASKHTLVILSTSFVKSCWAMEELHQAYCQSLEERRCHLVIVVLEQVKESDMTPLLRRCCKTFTYIHVDDSLFWDRLQYSIKVDNIDTTTATHVSVEHVNQAFQTTEEGAGRNDCNIEDAVQDAENAPRPTFDIEGLFTAQMQNALSNSTCNTPDILNDSDVISLIHL